In the Candidatus Cloacimonadota bacterium genome, one interval contains:
- a CDS encoding thioredoxin family protein, translated as MIIKVLGTGCPKCIQQERAVVKAIEKTGSDATVKKVTEINDIMNYGVMMTPALVIDEKVVTVGKVLSAEKIAEMINK; from the coding sequence ATGATTATCAAAGTATTGGGAACGGGATGCCCTAAGTGCATTCAACAAGAACGAGCGGTAGTAAAAGCGATTGAAAAAACAGGTTCTGATGCAACAGTAAAAAAAGTAACCGAAATCAATGATATTATGAATTACGGTGTGATGATGACACCGGCTTTAGTAATCGACGAAAAAGTAGTTACAGTTGGCAAAGTTTTGTCGGCAGAAAAAATAGCAGAGATGATAAACAAATAG